One Elgaria multicarinata webbii isolate HBS135686 ecotype San Diego chromosome 7, rElgMul1.1.pri, whole genome shotgun sequence DNA window includes the following coding sequences:
- the LOC134401701 gene encoding fatty acid-binding protein 5-like, whose protein sequence is MASNAEDFIGRWRLIKSEGFDEYMKALGVGLPMRKMGALAKPDVVIKKEGDTYHVRTESTFKTHEFSFKLGEKFTEETLDGRKTQTLITLDDNVLTQHQAWDGKETTIRRKIVDGEMIVECVMGDVKCTRVYQKA, encoded by the exons ATGGCTTCTAACGCAGAAGATTTTATAGGCAGATGGCGCCTGATCAAAAGTGAAGGCTTTGACGAGTATATGAAAGCATTGG GCGTGGGACTTCCTATGAGGAAGATGGGAGCCTTAGCCAAGCCAGATGTTGTCATCAAGAAAGAAGGAGATACATACCATGTGAGAACAGAAAGCACGTTCAAAACGCATGAATTCAGCTTCAAATTAGGAGAGAAATTTACTGAAGAGACGCTAGATGGCCGGAAAACTCAG ACCCTTATCACCTTAGATGATAATGTATTGACCCAGCACCAGGCGTGGGACGGCAAAGAGACCACAATAAGAAGAAAGATAGTCGATGGGGAAATGATCGTG GAATGTGTCATGGGTGATGTCAAGTGTACCAGAGTCTACCAGAAAGCATGA